In a single window of the Flavobacterium sp. W4I14 genome:
- a CDS encoding thiol-disulfide isomerase/thioredoxin (product_source=COG0526; cath_funfam=3.40.30.10; cleavage_site_network=SignalP-noTM; cog=COG0526; pfam=PF13905,PF14289; superfamily=52833): MKNAFLLLLLGIFINTKSLAQQYVINAQITGFEDGTKFYLNDVILDTNIDSAVIENNFLSFKGKLRAAPQSLWVATNAGQKFYYFTLLMGNERINVKGDIKDFPFDLKITGSKAQDMHNKMIDLTKEGYKKRSKLVAEYQALTGDSAKLKGKAIWKVIARLDSLDMLTRMDFVKQNLNSYEALDALFYLKRDFPKDTISKFYNALNSTFKNTSYAKRIKTFLTVGDALEVGDVYADFNGFDRDGKRHTLSEIKDKYVLLDFSSTYCGPCIESVPELKKISQAYRQELAIVSFSGDAGKETWLKGVNRDQPQWLSLWGGKGFYGETTIKYGITGYPTFVLINPKGKIVSKWSGYYDGAVLKEVQNQLAKK, encoded by the coding sequence ATGAAAAACGCTTTTCTGCTCTTGCTTCTTGGGATATTTATTAATACTAAATCCCTTGCGCAACAATATGTAATCAATGCTCAAATTACTGGTTTTGAAGATGGTACAAAATTTTATTTAAACGATGTTATCCTTGATACTAATATTGATAGTGCAGTAATCGAGAACAATTTTTTAAGTTTTAAAGGAAAACTCAGGGCAGCACCCCAATCTTTATGGGTTGCCACAAATGCCGGACAAAAGTTTTATTACTTCACATTGTTGATGGGAAATGAAAGGATCAATGTAAAAGGAGATATCAAGGATTTTCCTTTTGATCTGAAAATAACGGGTTCAAAAGCTCAGGACATGCACAACAAAATGATCGACCTGACCAAAGAAGGTTATAAGAAGCGGAGCAAACTGGTAGCGGAATACCAGGCCTTGACTGGGGATAGCGCGAAATTAAAAGGTAAGGCAATATGGAAGGTTATTGCCAGGCTGGATAGTTTGGATATGCTCACCAGAATGGATTTTGTGAAACAGAACCTGAACAGTTATGAAGCACTCGACGCCCTGTTCTACCTTAAAAGAGACTTTCCAAAGGACACCATCAGTAAATTTTATAACGCACTGAATTCAACGTTCAAAAACACCTCTTATGCAAAGCGTATCAAAACTTTTTTAACCGTGGGCGATGCGCTTGAAGTAGGGGATGTTTATGCAGACTTTAATGGTTTTGATAGGGATGGAAAGCGCCATACTTTATCGGAAATAAAAGACAAATATGTATTGCTTGATTTTTCATCCACCTACTGCGGCCCTTGTATAGAATCAGTTCCCGAATTAAAGAAAATCTCACAGGCATACCGTCAGGAGCTGGCCATAGTTTCATTTTCAGGCGACGCGGGCAAAGAAACCTGGTTAAAGGGCGTAAATAGAGACCAGCCGCAATGGTTAAGTCTTTGGGGTGGGAAAGGATTTTATGGGGAAACAACCATTAAGTACGGTATTACAGGCTATCCAACATTTGTACTTATTAATCCCAAAGGAAAAATTGTATCCAAATGGTCGGGATATTATGATGGTGCTGTACTGAAGGAAGTTCAGAATCAACTCGCCAAAAAATAA
- a CDS encoding hypothetical protein (product_source=Hypo-rule applied; ko=KO:K21572; pfam=PF07980,PF14322; superfamily=48452): MKHNIFKGLLLLSVLTFTASCQKSLKEYNPSGITAESVFTTPEGFETLVNAAYSYQRWWYGKEEGFGLSEMGTDLWMSGAGDVATDLTQYINLQGTNGAITTEWQQLYAAVNLCNTGINRISGAGLSATARPIRESELRFLRAFYYWHIVETWGGVHFSLAETQGVITTANKTPVETFNKQIIDDLLFAVERLPVTTTDYGRVTKPAAQAFLARMYLTQKKYTEARAMALAVINGGYGFTLLPNYADLWKMANLKNKEVVYAVNYAVNLSLNDLSDPILNPLGHSRGSNNGHMLFAMKYDDQPGMIRDIANGRPFNRYMPTRFLLDLYSDNDARYEGSFKTAWFANGTSRPAGMAIGDTAVFATKKVYAPAGKLYKIYDRNAVYNANGTVKDQLHYVSLNKFDDPTRTSANEAQSARDSYVIRFSELYLIAAEAEFNLGNPGQAATYLNVVRTRAAKTGKVAEMLLTGSQITLDLILDERAREFAGEQLRWFDLKRTGKLIERVKADNPNAAGGIQDFHLVRPIPRTQVDAVTNKDEFKQNPGYQ, encoded by the coding sequence ATGAAACATAATATATTTAAAGGACTGCTGTTGTTAAGTGTACTCACATTTACGGCATCCTGCCAGAAATCGTTAAAAGAATACAATCCTTCAGGAATTACTGCCGAAAGCGTTTTCACCACCCCTGAAGGATTTGAAACATTGGTAAACGCGGCCTATTCCTACCAGCGCTGGTGGTATGGAAAGGAAGAAGGGTTTGGCCTTTCAGAAATGGGAACAGATCTTTGGATGAGCGGTGCCGGAGATGTGGCAACCGACCTTACCCAGTACATTAACCTTCAGGGAACAAACGGCGCCATTACAACAGAATGGCAACAGCTTTATGCCGCTGTGAATCTTTGTAATACAGGGATTAACAGGATTTCCGGCGCTGGTCTGTCCGCTACTGCACGTCCAATAAGGGAGTCGGAACTCAGGTTCTTAAGGGCGTTTTATTATTGGCATATTGTGGAAACCTGGGGCGGAGTACATTTTTCGCTTGCAGAAACCCAGGGCGTAATTACCACAGCAAATAAGACGCCTGTTGAAACGTTTAACAAGCAGATTATTGATGACCTGCTTTTTGCAGTCGAACGGCTTCCAGTTACAACCACAGATTATGGAAGGGTTACAAAACCTGCCGCCCAGGCATTTTTGGCCAGGATGTACCTTACCCAGAAAAAATATACTGAGGCAAGGGCAATGGCACTTGCTGTAATTAACGGGGGCTATGGCTTCACCTTGCTGCCTAATTATGCCGATCTGTGGAAAATGGCAAATCTTAAGAACAAAGAAGTGGTATATGCGGTAAACTATGCCGTAAATCTTTCCCTGAACGACCTTTCCGATCCGATATTGAACCCGCTTGGGCACAGTAGGGGGAGCAATAATGGTCATATGCTTTTCGCCATGAAATACGACGACCAGCCGGGTATGATCAGGGATATTGCCAACGGACGGCCGTTTAACAGGTATATGCCTACCAGGTTCCTGCTGGATCTTTATTCTGATAACGATGCGCGGTATGAAGGTTCATTTAAAACAGCATGGTTTGCAAACGGTACTTCGAGACCTGCTGGTATGGCTATAGGAGATACCGCTGTATTTGCCACAAAAAAGGTATATGCACCTGCAGGCAAGCTTTATAAGATATATGACCGGAATGCGGTGTATAATGCAAACGGAACAGTGAAAGACCAATTACATTATGTATCACTCAATAAGTTTGATGATCCCACCAGAACGAGCGCAAATGAGGCACAGAGTGCAAGGGACAGTTATGTGATCCGCTTTTCTGAGCTTTATCTTATAGCAGCAGAAGCAGAATTCAATCTGGGTAACCCTGGTCAGGCTGCAACCTATTTAAATGTTGTGCGTACCAGGGCAGCTAAGACAGGTAAAGTTGCCGAAATGCTGCTTACGGGTAGTCAGATAACCTTAGACTTGATCCTTGATGAACGGGCAAGGGAATTTGCAGGCGAGCAGCTACGCTGGTTCGATCTCAAGCGGACAGGAAAACTCATTGAACGGGTAAAGGCAGATAACCCGAATGCTGCGGGGGGCATACAGGACTTTCATCTGGTACGCCCCATCCCAAGAACACAGGTAGATGCGGTAACCAATAAGGACGAATTTAAACAGAACCCTGGTTATCAATAA
- a CDS encoding beta-galactosidase (product_source=KO:K01190; cath_funfam=2.60.120.260,2.60.40.10,3.20.20.80; ko=KO:K01190; pfam=PF00703,PF02836,PF02837,PF16355,PF18565; superfamily=49303,49373,49785,51445; transmembrane_helix_parts=Inside_1_6,TMhelix_7_24,Outside_25_812): MSFFKSSILLILFIAVGPLALVAQEAVQRKQLFDYDWKFNLGDVKGGSNFEFDDQHWRTLDLPHDWSIEGKVSPKNPTGGDGGFFPSGTGWYRKKFVVPANWKGRLISISFEGVYMNSEVFINGKSLGTYPYGYSAFTYDLSPYLNFGKQNVIAVRVDNSKQKNSRWYSGSGIYRHVWLVVTGQVHIPNWGVGISTPEVAEKRATVKIKTRVKNETALPKTVTVQTNLLDPGLKKSGSMQTQIRLDAHSEKEVIQDIQVEKPLLWSPKKPNLYRAQINIISNKKVIDGNQTDFGIRSLRFTTENGFQLNGQTLKLNGGCVHHDNGCLGAAAFDRAEQRRVELLKAAGFNAIRTAHNLPSEAFLDACDRLGMLVIDEAFDGWKTAKNKYDYAMYFDDWWKKDINAMVLRDRNHPSIIMWSIGNEIIERKEPQAVQTAKMLVNAVHEIDSTRPVTSAMTTWDKDWEIFDPLMVQHDVAGYNYQLHRAVADHERVPSRIIVQTESYPRDAFANWKLVNNNSYIIGDFVWTALDYLGESGIGRYYYSGEIPGEHWENTFFPWHGAYCGDIDLTGWRKPISHYRSILYNDNEKLYMAVREPAPEPLEIKETLWSVWPTWESWTWPGFEGRPVQVEVYSKYPMVRLYLNKKLIGAQETSIAQEFKAVFTVPYAAGELLAVGVQDNKEMEKTILKTSANTARVKLRADRGEISANGQDLVFVTVELTDKNGVVQPNSENRVNFDIEGPGKIIGVDNANLKDVDPYIFNSRKAWKGRALVVIKSTKNTGTIKLKASSPGLTEAVVVVRSSPEAIQHTLRY; the protein is encoded by the coding sequence ATGTCTTTTTTCAAATCTTCGATCCTTTTAATATTATTTATAGCAGTTGGGCCTTTGGCTTTAGTTGCGCAAGAGGCAGTACAGCGTAAACAGCTCTTTGATTATGACTGGAAATTTAACCTGGGAGATGTTAAGGGCGGAAGCAATTTTGAATTTGATGATCAGCATTGGAGAACCCTCGATCTGCCGCACGATTGGAGCATTGAAGGGAAGGTTAGTCCGAAAAATCCAACTGGTGGAGATGGAGGGTTTTTTCCATCGGGAACAGGCTGGTATAGAAAGAAATTTGTGGTGCCGGCTAACTGGAAGGGAAGGCTTATTTCCATAAGCTTTGAGGGAGTTTACATGAATTCGGAAGTTTTTATCAATGGGAAATCCCTGGGCACCTATCCTTATGGGTATTCTGCATTTACTTACGATCTTAGTCCATACCTTAATTTTGGGAAACAAAATGTAATTGCGGTTAGGGTGGATAATTCAAAACAGAAAAACAGCCGTTGGTATAGCGGCTCGGGTATCTACCGCCATGTGTGGCTGGTGGTAACTGGGCAGGTTCATATTCCCAATTGGGGAGTAGGAATTTCTACGCCAGAAGTTGCCGAAAAAAGAGCCACTGTAAAGATTAAAACAAGGGTTAAGAACGAAACTGCATTACCCAAAACGGTTACGGTTCAGACCAATCTCCTTGACCCAGGACTGAAAAAGTCAGGTTCAATGCAAACCCAGATCAGGTTAGATGCGCATAGTGAAAAGGAGGTAATACAGGATATACAGGTAGAAAAACCACTTTTATGGTCGCCAAAAAAACCGAACCTATACCGGGCTCAAATTAATATTATATCCAATAAAAAGGTGATTGATGGCAACCAGACAGATTTTGGGATCCGTTCTTTAAGATTTACGACTGAGAATGGTTTTCAGCTAAATGGACAGACACTTAAACTCAATGGCGGCTGTGTGCACCATGATAACGGCTGTTTAGGCGCCGCTGCTTTTGACCGAGCCGAGCAACGCCGGGTTGAGCTACTGAAAGCAGCAGGGTTTAATGCCATAAGAACTGCTCATAATCTCCCTTCTGAAGCCTTTTTAGATGCATGCGACCGCTTAGGGATGCTGGTTATCGATGAAGCATTTGATGGTTGGAAAACCGCCAAAAATAAATATGACTATGCCATGTATTTTGACGATTGGTGGAAAAAAGACATCAATGCAATGGTACTAAGGGACAGAAATCATCCCTCGATAATCATGTGGAGCATAGGGAATGAAATCATAGAACGGAAGGAACCACAGGCGGTACAAACCGCAAAAATGTTGGTAAACGCTGTTCATGAAATTGATTCTACCCGTCCTGTAACCTCAGCAATGACCACCTGGGATAAGGATTGGGAGATATTTGATCCATTAATGGTGCAGCATGATGTTGCAGGCTATAATTATCAGTTGCACAGGGCTGTAGCAGATCATGAAAGGGTGCCTTCCAGGATCATTGTTCAAACAGAATCTTATCCCAGAGATGCTTTTGCCAATTGGAAACTTGTAAATAACAATAGCTATATCATCGGAGACTTTGTTTGGACAGCACTCGACTACCTTGGCGAATCGGGCATAGGCCGTTATTATTATTCGGGTGAGATACCTGGTGAGCATTGGGAGAATACTTTTTTTCCATGGCATGGTGCTTACTGTGGCGATATTGACCTGACCGGATGGCGGAAACCCATTTCCCATTACCGGAGCATACTGTATAATGATAACGAAAAACTCTATATGGCCGTCCGTGAACCAGCCCCGGAACCGTTAGAAATCAAAGAAACATTGTGGTCGGTATGGCCAACCTGGGAAAGCTGGACCTGGCCTGGTTTTGAAGGGAGACCCGTTCAGGTTGAGGTTTATTCCAAATATCCTATGGTTCGTTTATACCTTAATAAAAAACTGATAGGAGCGCAGGAAACCAGCATAGCCCAGGAGTTTAAGGCTGTTTTTACCGTTCCCTACGCTGCTGGAGAATTGCTTGCTGTTGGCGTTCAGGATAATAAAGAAATGGAAAAAACCATACTCAAAACCTCGGCAAATACGGCCAGGGTGAAGCTCAGGGCAGATCGCGGTGAAATCAGTGCAAATGGACAAGATTTGGTATTTGTAACTGTTGAACTGACTGATAAAAACGGTGTGGTGCAGCCAAATTCAGAAAACAGGGTAAATTTTGATATTGAGGGGCCAGGGAAGATTATTGGAGTAGACAATGCGAACCTGAAAGATGTAGATCCCTATATTTTCAACTCACGCAAGGCATGGAAAGGGCGGGCGCTGGTGGTCATCAAAAGTACCAAAAACACTGGAACGATAAAGTTGAAGGCAAGTTCTCCGGGCCTGACTGAGGCTGTGGTTGTAGTCCGCTCATCTCCCGAAGCAATTCAGCATACACTTCGTTATTAG